A stretch of Lactuca sativa cultivar Salinas chromosome 6, Lsat_Salinas_v11, whole genome shotgun sequence DNA encodes these proteins:
- the LOC111894092 gene encoding uncharacterized protein LOC111894092, whose translation MLSNLHFARFIKKHPTIGEDQRIAEKSIEFGIKFTRVLHQSSEKPVAMNDHPPPRLLPPRLIVPRTTPEILKQTTTSIFSSGQNLLLILLLSFFLLSLRGSVEMATHFLTSFIDNNPSIKSFIDRDNVPPNPTTSTTTTALRQFVQLIRGGIVDDNFLPGDNSFNHQLNATSLILDSFDSQMGFSNFVSDNGIRTSEIVRSTAKMNFRSIKIIQKEEINDSAPFNETGISQTYYQSFLKRFDRELHEYTAITIFILAFAASYWFLVQLFIFTYTKIHGIIFVLVLNDFCKRSYSFAITYSNGSSLAVERLSGSFIVMRWVFRDVFIQLMCFWFLGGIDDPYSQLKIFVWSKFMPFSIMSPWDKGFEKEIYEFKVSCFLLDKLMSFVFDVGAWIVMADSRKNMNEVVQEVWHLLYLMIESATELKCCEYIVCGRNTKWLLTLCFGELFAMAFQSFMEVYFMVAWLMYYLSVKSIDANSRGQPFGQRELKAMLRDVR comes from the coding sequence ATGCTATCAAATCTTCATTTCGCAAGATTCATCAAGAAGCATCCCACCATTGGAGAGGATCAAAGAATCGCAGAGAAGTCAATTGAATTCGGAATCAAGTTCACAAGGGTTTTACATCAGTCATCGGAAAAACCCGTCGCCATGAACGACCATCCACCACCTCGGCTGCTGCCGCCACGCCTAATTGTCCCCCGGACTACCCCAGAAATCCTGAAGCAAACCACCACCTCCATCTTCTCCTCCGGCCAAAACCTCCTTCTTATTCTCCTTCTTTCCTTCTTTTTGCTTTCTTTACGCGGTAGTGTCGAAATGGCTACTCATTTCCTCACTTCCTTCATCGATAACAACCCTTCCATAAAATCCTTCATAGATCGAGATAACGTCCCTCCCAATCCCACGACCTCCACCACAACCACCGCACTCCGCCAGTTCGTCCAGCTCATCCGCGGCGGGATCGTAGACGATAATTTCTTACCGGGAGACAACTCCTTCAATCACCAATTGAATGCCACCTCACTCATACTCGACTCCTTCGATTCCCAAATGGGGTTCTCCAATTTCGTATCCGATAACGGAATTAGGACATCTGAAATTGTCCGTTCTACTGCTAAGATGAATTTCAGATCAATCAAGATCATACAGAAAGAAGAAATCAACGATTCTGCACCGTTTAACGAAACGGGTATAAGTCAAACCTACTATCAGTCTTTCTTGAAGAGATTTGACCGCGAACTCCATGAATATACTGCAATAACGATTTTCATTCTTGCTTTCGCTGCTTCGTATTGGTTTTTGGTTCAGTTATTCATCTTTACTTATACTAAGATTCATGGGATTATATTCGTATTGGTTCTGAATGATTTCTGTAAGAGAAGCTACTCTTTCGCCATTACTTACTCCAATGGTTCTTCTTTGGCTGTTGAAAGATTGTCTGGAAGCTTCATTGTAATGAGATGGGTTTTCAGGGATGTTTTCATTCAACTCATGTGCTTCTGGTTCTTAGGAGGAATTGATGATCCATATTCCCAATTAAAGATCTTTGTTTGGTCAAAGTTCATGCCATTTTCAATCATGTCGCCTTGGGATAAAGGTTTTGAGAAGGAGATTTATGAGTTCAAGGTATCCTGTTTCTTATTGGACAAGCTCATGTCTTTTGTGTTTGATGTGGGTGCTTGGATAGTTATGGCGGATTCAAGAAAGAATATGAATGAAGTTGTGCAAGAAGTTTGGCATTTGCTATATTTAATGATTGAATCCGCTACTGAACTCAAGTGTTGTGAATATATAGTTTGTGGGAGGAATACTAAATGGCTACTTACACTATGTTTTGGTGAGTTGTTTGCTATGGCTTTCCAGTCTTTCATGGAGGTTTATTTCATGGTTGCATGGCTGATGTATTACTTGTCTGTCAAGTCCATTGATGCTAATTCTAGGGGTCAACCTTTTGGTCAACGAGAGCTTAAAGCCATGCTTAGAGATGTTAGATGA